One Lutra lutra chromosome 7, mLutLut1.2, whole genome shotgun sequence DNA window includes the following coding sequences:
- the CHRNB4 gene encoding neuronal acetylcholine receptor subunit beta-4 isoform X1, whose translation MRTAQPLVLFSLVALCRRGDCRMANAEERLVDDLLNRTRYNNLIRPAASSAQLVSIQLQLSLAQLISVNEREQIMTTNVWLKQEWTDYRLAWNSSRYEGVNILRIPAKRIWLPDIVLYNNADGTYEVSLYTNVVVRANGSVLWLPPAIYKSACKIEVKHFPFDQQNCTLKFRSWTYDHTEIDMVLRSPTASMDDFTPSGEWDIVALPGRRTVNPQDPSYVDVTYDFIIRRKPLFYTINLIIPCVLITSLAVLVFYLPSDCGEKMTLCISVLLALTVFLLLISKIVPPTSLDVPLIGKYLMFTMVLVTFSIVTSVCVLNVHHRSPGTHTMAPWVRRCFLHRLPAFLFMKRPDGGPSRTPPPGRPRLTQPDAAGAPHLYGASMYFVNPASAAPKSPAGSGSASGSSSDAVGPARDSRLRSSGRGRRDVQEALEGVSFIAQHMQSDDQDQSVVEDWKYVAVVVDRLFLWVFVVVCVLGTVGLFLPPLFQTHTPSEGP comes from the exons ATGAGGACTGCGCAGCCCCTCGTCCTTTTCTCCCTGGTTGCCCTTTGCCGGCGCG GGGACTGCCGCATGGCCAATGCGGAGGAGAGGCTCGTGGACGACCTTCTGAACAGGACACGCTACAATAACCTCATCCGGCCGGCCGCCAGCTCTGCCCAGCTCGTCTCCATCCAGCTGCAGCTGTCCCTGGCCCAGCTCATCAGCGTG aaTGAGCGAGAACAGATCATGACCACCAACGTCTGGCTGAAACAG GAGTGGACCGACTACCGCCTGGCCTGGAACAGCTCCCGCTACGAGGGTGTGAACATCCTGAGGATCCCGGCCAAGCGCATCTGGCTCCCGGACATCGTGCTCTACAACAA CGCTGACGGGACCTACGAGGTGTCCCTCTACACCAACGTGGTGGTGCGCGCCAATGGCAGCGTCCTCTGGCTGCCGCCCGCCATCTACAAGAGCGCCTGCAAGATCGAGGTGAAGCACTTCCCATTCGACCAGCAGAACTGCACCCTCAAGTTCCGCTCCTGGACCTACGACCACACGGAGATTGACATGGTGCTCCGGTCGCCCACGGCCAGCATGGACGACTTCACTCCCAGCGGCGAGTGGGACATCGTGGCGCTGCCCGGCCGGCGGACCGTGAACCCACAGGACCCCAGCTACGTGGACGTGACCTACGACTTCATCATCCGCCGCAAGCCACTCTTCTACACCATCAACCTCATCATCCCGTGCGTGCTCATCACCTCGCTGGCCGTGCTCGTCTTCTACCTGCCGTCCGACTGCGGCGAGAAGATGACGCTGTGCATCTCCGTGCTGCTGGCGCTCACCGTCTTCCTGCTGCTCATCTCCAAGATCGTGCCACCCACCTCCCTGGATGTGCCGCTCATCGGCAAGTACCTCATGTTCACCATGGTGCTCGTCACCTTCTCCATTGTCACCAGCGTGTGCGTGCTCAACGTGCACCACCGCTCGCCCGGCACGCACACCATGGCGCCCTGGGTCCGCCGCTGCTTCCTGCACCGGCTGCCCGCCTTCCTCTTCATGAAGCGCCCGGACGGCGGCCCCTCGAGGACGCCCCCGCCCGGCCGGCCTCGCCTGACCCAGCCCGATGCCGCCGGCGCCCCCCACCTCTATGGGGCCTCCATGTACTTTGTGAACCCCGCCTCTGCAGCCCCCAAGTCCCCGGCAGGCTCGGGCTCGGCCTCTGGCTCCAGTTCGGATGCAGTGGGCCCGGCCCGGGATTCCCGGCTGAGGTCGTCGGGGAGGGGCCGGCGGGACGTGCAGGAGGCTCTGGAGGGCGTCAGCTTCATTGCCCAGCACATGCAGAGTGACGACCAAGACCAGAGC GTCGTCGAGGACTGGAAGTACGTGGCCGTGGTGGTGGACAGGCTCTTCCTGTGGGTGTTTGTGGTTGTGTGTGTGCTCGGGACCGTGGggctcttcctgcctcccctcttcCAGACCCACACGCCTTCTGAGGGGCCCTAG
- the CHRNB4 gene encoding neuronal acetylcholine receptor subunit beta-4 isoform X2, whose protein sequence is MRTAQPLVLFSLVALCRRGDCRMANAEERLVDDLLNRTRYNNLIRPAASSAQLVSIQLQLSLAQLISVNEREQIMTTNVWLKQEWTDYRLAWNSSRYEGVNILRIPAKRIWLPDIVLYNNADGTYEVSLYTNVVVRANGSVLWLPPAIYKSACKIEVKHFPFDQQNCTLKFRSWTYDHTEIDMVLRSPTASMDDFTPSGEWDIVALPGRRTVNPQDPSYVDVTYDFIIRRKPLFYTINLIIPCVLITSLAVLVFYLPSDCGEKMTLCISVLLALTVFLLLISKIVPPTSLDVPLIGKYLMFTMVLVTFSIVTSVCVLNVHHRSPGTHTMAPWVRRCFLHRLPAFLFMKRPDGGPSRTPPPGRPRLTQPDAAGAPHLYGASMYFVNPASAAPKSPAGSGSASGSSSDAVGPARDSRLRSSGRGRRDVQEALEGVSFIAQHMQSDDQDQSNRTALGSTEPAVRSSLLAGS, encoded by the exons ATGAGGACTGCGCAGCCCCTCGTCCTTTTCTCCCTGGTTGCCCTTTGCCGGCGCG GGGACTGCCGCATGGCCAATGCGGAGGAGAGGCTCGTGGACGACCTTCTGAACAGGACACGCTACAATAACCTCATCCGGCCGGCCGCCAGCTCTGCCCAGCTCGTCTCCATCCAGCTGCAGCTGTCCCTGGCCCAGCTCATCAGCGTG aaTGAGCGAGAACAGATCATGACCACCAACGTCTGGCTGAAACAG GAGTGGACCGACTACCGCCTGGCCTGGAACAGCTCCCGCTACGAGGGTGTGAACATCCTGAGGATCCCGGCCAAGCGCATCTGGCTCCCGGACATCGTGCTCTACAACAA CGCTGACGGGACCTACGAGGTGTCCCTCTACACCAACGTGGTGGTGCGCGCCAATGGCAGCGTCCTCTGGCTGCCGCCCGCCATCTACAAGAGCGCCTGCAAGATCGAGGTGAAGCACTTCCCATTCGACCAGCAGAACTGCACCCTCAAGTTCCGCTCCTGGACCTACGACCACACGGAGATTGACATGGTGCTCCGGTCGCCCACGGCCAGCATGGACGACTTCACTCCCAGCGGCGAGTGGGACATCGTGGCGCTGCCCGGCCGGCGGACCGTGAACCCACAGGACCCCAGCTACGTGGACGTGACCTACGACTTCATCATCCGCCGCAAGCCACTCTTCTACACCATCAACCTCATCATCCCGTGCGTGCTCATCACCTCGCTGGCCGTGCTCGTCTTCTACCTGCCGTCCGACTGCGGCGAGAAGATGACGCTGTGCATCTCCGTGCTGCTGGCGCTCACCGTCTTCCTGCTGCTCATCTCCAAGATCGTGCCACCCACCTCCCTGGATGTGCCGCTCATCGGCAAGTACCTCATGTTCACCATGGTGCTCGTCACCTTCTCCATTGTCACCAGCGTGTGCGTGCTCAACGTGCACCACCGCTCGCCCGGCACGCACACCATGGCGCCCTGGGTCCGCCGCTGCTTCCTGCACCGGCTGCCCGCCTTCCTCTTCATGAAGCGCCCGGACGGCGGCCCCTCGAGGACGCCCCCGCCCGGCCGGCCTCGCCTGACCCAGCCCGATGCCGCCGGCGCCCCCCACCTCTATGGGGCCTCCATGTACTTTGTGAACCCCGCCTCTGCAGCCCCCAAGTCCCCGGCAGGCTCGGGCTCGGCCTCTGGCTCCAGTTCGGATGCAGTGGGCCCGGCCCGGGATTCCCGGCTGAGGTCGTCGGGGAGGGGCCGGCGGGACGTGCAGGAGGCTCTGGAGGGCGTCAGCTTCATTGCCCAGCACATGCAGAGTGACGACCAAGACCAGAGC AACAGGACAGCTTTGGGGAGTACGGAACCGGCAGTTAGATCGTCTTTGCTCGCAGGGTCATGA